The sequence CGTGGTGACCGCGCTGGGCGCCCTGGTCCTCTGGATCGTGCTGCGCAGCTTCGGCCAGCCGTACACGGTGGTCCTGTCGCACGGGGTGTTCCTGGTTACGCTGCCGCTGGCCACCATCATGCTGGGCTTCGCGGGCCTCAACCGCGAGGTGGTGGAGGCGGCCGTGACCATGGGGGCCACCCCTGCAACCGTGGCGCGCACGGTCGTGTGGCCCAACCTGCGTCCCTACGTGGTGGCGGGCTACATCTTCGCGTTCGTGCTGTCGCTGAACGAGTACATCATCGCCTACATGACGGTCGGGTTCACCTTCGAGACGCTGCCCGTCAAGATCTTCAACAGCCTCCGCTACGGTTACAGTCCCGTCATGGCGGCCATCTCGCTGCTGTTCTTCCTGGTGGCGGCGCTGCTGTTCGGTCTGGTTGGCAAGGTGGGCGACCTGCCTAGGCTGCTGGGGGCGGATGCGCGCTCCGATTGACCCGGCGCGCAGCGCCGCGGCCGGACCCGGCGGGTGGGGGGCGGCCGCGGCGGCGCGTGCCGTAGAGTGAGCGCCATGCGGCCCTCAGGCGCTCCCGACGCCGCGCGGCGTAAGCTGCGCGACGACCCGAACCCAGCCGGCGCGGACGGGGGCGGGTTCCGGCGGCTGGGCGACCAGTTCACCGTCCCCGGCTCCGGTCGTCGCATCAATCTCAACGACTACCAGGCCGCCAACAAGCGCAGCTCGTGGGTGTTGGCACTGTTCACGCTGCTGCTGCTGGTGGCGGCGGCGTACCTCCTGTCGCAGGCGGTGGACCCTAGCGCGGCCGCGTTCTTCGTCGCGGTGGCGGCGGTCGTCGGCTTCGGGCAGGCGGCGGCGGGCTTCTGGTTCTCCGACCAGATCGCCCTGGCCGCGGCGGGCGCGCGCCAGGCCACGGCCGACGAGCACCGTTACCTCGTGAACGTGGCCGAGGCCGTGGCCATCGGTGCCGGGGTACCCATGCCGAAGGTGTACGTCATCGACTCGCCGGCCCCCAACGCCTTCGCCACCGGCCGCGACCCGCAGCACGCCTCCATAGCCGTCACGCGCGGGTTGCTGCAGTTGCTGGACCGGCAGGAGCTGGAGGGGGTGGTCGCGCACGAGCTGGCGCACGTGCGCAACTACGACATCAGGTTCATGTCCATGCTCGTGGCGACGCTCGGAGCGTTGCTGGTGCTGCGCGACCTGGTGCTCAGGTGGGGCATGTGGGGCGGCGGTTCGCGCCGCTCGTCGCGGCGCTCGGGCGGGGGCGGCGGCATGGGGCAGGGGTTGGCGCTCGTGTTGCTGCTCGTGCTCCTGGTGCTCGGCCCGCTGGTGGGGATGCTCTTGCGTTTCGCGGTGAGCCGGCGGCGGGAGTTCCTCGCCGACGCCACGGGCGCCTACATCACCCGCAACCCGGAGGGGCTGGCGCGGGCGCTCGAGAAGCTGGCGGGTTACTCCGGGCAGCGCCTCGAGGTCAGCGAGGGCGTGCGGCACATGTTCATCATCAACCCGGCCATGGAGCTGGGCGGCGAGGGCGGGCTCTTCTCGACGCACCCTTCAATAGCGGAACGCATCAAGCGGCTGCGGAGCATGTAGGTCGGGACCGCTGCATCATTGACGCGGCGTTGGCGCGGGTCTACGCTTTCTCAACTCACAGAACTGCCCACCCCACCTCGAGTCGAGGGAGGCAAGCTGTATGCGTACCCGGTCACTGCTGGCAAGCTTCATGGCGCTCGCGCTGCTCGGCGCCTGCGCGCCCGACGGAGCGGGTCCGCCCGGCGACGCGGCCCCCAAGCTCGTCTCCGCCTCGCCGGCCGACGGCGCCACCGGCGTCCTCCCGGGCGAGGCCCTGGTCCTCACCTTCAGCGCTCCCGTCAAGAGCCTCGCGCTCACCCCCTCGCCCCTCGTGGGCCTCGCCACCCCCGTCTACAACCCCGCGCGCGACGAGGTCACGGTGGCCCCGTCGCCCGCCTGGCCGCTCGGCACTACGCTGAGCTTCGCCATCGTGGTCGAGGGAGACGGCGGCGCCAAGCGCGACGTGCACCTGGGCTTCACGACCTTGACCGACGACAGCCCGCCGGCGGCCCCCGTCGGGGTGGCCGCCGAGGCGCTGGACGGCGCCATGCGCGTCTCCTGGACCGCGAACACGGAACCCGACCTGGCCGGCTACCTGCTCTTCTGGGGCGAGGACGCTGCGGCGCCGACGGGCGTGGCCTCGTTGCCCGCGACCGCCACCGAGCACGTTGTCACGGCCCTGACCAACGACACCCTCTACCACGCCTACCTCGTGGCCCGTGACGCGGTGGGGAACACCTCGGACTCGTCCCCCACGGTCTCCGCCACACCGCTCGACAAGACGGCGCCCACGTTGATCTCGAGCCAACCCTCCGACGGCGTGAAGGGCACCGGGCTCGTGACGCTGGTGCGCTTCGTGTTCTCGGAACCCGTGGCGCCCGGCTCCCTCGCCCTCCAGCTCTTCGAGGTCGAGGCGCCCACGGGCGACGACCCGATCGACCCGGACGCCGCGGTGGTGGCCACGCTGGACGCTGCGGGCCTGGGCGCGGCGTCGTGGAACTCGGGATCGACGGTGGTGGAGTTCGGCGGCGTGGCCGCCGACCTCTTCGAGAGCGACAAGGCCTACCGCATGGAGCTGACGGCGGAGGATCTCGCCGGCAACCCCCTGCCTGACGGCACGAGTGTGTCGTTCCTCACCGGGTTCGTGCCCGACGTGGTCCCGCCCAGGGTAACGATGTTCCAGTCGGCGGCGAACCCCTCGACCGGGGGCGGTGTCATGACCTTCCAGTTCAGCGAGGCCATGGACCAGGCCAAGACCGAGGCCGCCTTCAACAGCGTTCCGGCCGTGGGCTGCATGTGGGCCTGGCCCGCGCCCGACACCGTCATCTGCACCATCGGGGCCGGCGGCCTGGAACAGAACCGCCAGTACTTGTTGCAGCTGGGCACCGGGGCCAGCGACCTGATGGGCAACGGCCTGAGCGCCCCCTGGAGCATGGGCCTCGATATGGTCAACTTCAACCCGCGCCTGATCGGCTCCGAACCGGCGCCCGGTAAGTTCGGTTCGCCCCCCAGGACGACCAACCCTAGACAGCCGATCAGCTGGACGTTCAACGAGCCCATGCGGCTGGCGGGCATGGCCGGCTCGATCCACACGGGCGGCGGTCAGGCGTTCGACACGATCACGCCGGCGCGGGTGGCGCTCAGCGCCGACCTCCTCACGATCACCTACTACCCGCCTAGCGACTACGCCTGTCAGGGCAACATCTACAGCTGGGAGCTCACGGCGGCGTACGAGGAGGGGGAGCAGGGCGTGCAGCCCGTCCTGTCCATCCCCGTGGCCTACACGGGTTCGTTCCAGTGCGGCGCTCCCGTGATCGGCTCCGGCACCGGCGCAGCTGCACGGGGAGAGTGAGGTAGGCATGGTGAGACGCAGGTTCGTCGAGCTGGCGGTCCTGGTGCTGGCGCTGTTGGTGGCCTGCAGCGGCCCGCCGCCCGACCCCAGACCGCACTACCCGGCCGTGGCCAACGCCGACACGCGGGTGCTGAGCGGGGAGGCGCGCGCCGCCATGCAGTCGTTCGACGAGGACTCGGGATCGGTCGTCTTCGCCGGCGCCGCGCTGCCCGACCTCGAGGTCGGCAACGTCGTCGTGTCCGAACCCACCCCCGCGGCGCCCTACGGCTTCCTGCGGCGCGTGACGGCGGTCGACGACTCGGTGGCGGGGCAGCTGACGGTGGAGACGGAACCCGCCTCGCTCGACATGGCGCTGGAGTCGGGCACGTTGTACGAGACCTTCGCCCTGACGATGGACGACATCGTCTCGCTCGAGTACTACGTGGACGGCGTGCGCCTGTTCGACCCGAGCGACCCGCTCGAGCAGGAGCGGCTGGCGGCCGCCGGCGGGGGAGACCTGGGGCCGCTCGAGCTGCCGAAGGGCTTCCTCGGCTGGAGCTTCCCCGACGTGGTGGTGTACGACGCCGACGGGCAGGCGGCGACCAAGAACGACCGCATCGTGCTGAACGGCGACGTGGGCGTGAAGCCCATCTTCGACCTCGACTTCGCCCTCAACTGCAGTTGGCTCTGCTACGACACGAACCCGTACTTCAAGTTTGAGATGGGCGGCCAGGTCATAGCGCGCCTGGCGCTCGAGAGCACCACCCCAGGGGCGGTGACGCTGAGCAAGAAGGTGCCGCTCGCCTCCCTCACGGCCAAGGCCATCACCTTCTGGATCGGGCCCGTACCGGTGGTCATCGTCCCGAAGCTCAAGCTGGTGCTGCAGGTGGACGGTTCGGTGGGCTTCAGCCTCGGCTACGAGGTGCAGGAGACGTTGACCCTCAAGCTCGGCGCGCAGTACAAGGACGGCGACTGGTCGGATCTCAGCGACGCCAGCCACGAGGAGCTGGCGCAGCCCGTGAAGGGCGACTCGTTCGTGCACGTGCTGGCCAAGGCCAAGGTGAAGGGCGCCGTGCGGGGCGAGCTGCTCCTCTACGGCGTGGTCGGCGCGTTCGCCGAGTTGGTGCCGCAGGTCGGCATAGACGTCGAGTACCCGCGGGACCCCATCTGGAAGCTGAGCGCCGGGCTGGATGCCAACGTGGGCGTGATGGTGGACGTCTGGCTCTTCGAGAAGGAGTGGGCGAAGAACGTCATGAAGCTTGAGTGGGAGGTGGCGCAGGCGGGGAACACCCCGCCGGAGGTGGCGATCTTGTCAGACGC comes from Trueperaceae bacterium and encodes:
- a CDS encoding ABC transporter permease, giving the protein MRAWWRRLFMGAVALYLLLPILVIAGVSLNAKKVLFFPPQGVSLRWYREFFTQADWSAPALRSVVVALLAGVIAVSIAAPLAYVVWRWGTRLSRAVLLLGFAPFALPPVVTALGALVLWIVLRSFGQPYTVVLSHGVFLVTLPLATIMLGFAGLNREVVEAAVTMGATPATVARTVVWPNLRPYVVAGYIFAFVLSLNEYIIAYMTVGFTFETLPVKIFNSLRYGYSPVMAAISLLFFLVAALLFGLVGKVGDLPRLLGADARSD
- a CDS encoding M48 family metalloprotease; amino-acid sequence: MRPSGAPDAARRKLRDDPNPAGADGGGFRRLGDQFTVPGSGRRINLNDYQAANKRSSWVLALFTLLLLVAAAYLLSQAVDPSAAAFFVAVAAVVGFGQAAAGFWFSDQIALAAAGARQATADEHRYLVNVAEAVAIGAGVPMPKVYVIDSPAPNAFATGRDPQHASIAVTRGLLQLLDRQELEGVVAHELAHVRNYDIRFMSMLVATLGALLVLRDLVLRWGMWGGGSRRSSRRSGGGGGMGQGLALVLLLVLLVLGPLVGMLLRFAVSRRREFLADATGAYITRNPEGLARALEKLAGYSGQRLEVSEGVRHMFIINPAMELGGEGGLFSTHPSIAERIKRLRSM
- a CDS encoding Ig-like domain-containing protein, translating into MRTRSLLASFMALALLGACAPDGAGPPGDAAPKLVSASPADGATGVLPGEALVLTFSAPVKSLALTPSPLVGLATPVYNPARDEVTVAPSPAWPLGTTLSFAIVVEGDGGAKRDVHLGFTTLTDDSPPAAPVGVAAEALDGAMRVSWTANTEPDLAGYLLFWGEDAAAPTGVASLPATATEHVVTALTNDTLYHAYLVARDAVGNTSDSSPTVSATPLDKTAPTLISSQPSDGVKGTGLVTLVRFVFSEPVAPGSLALQLFEVEAPTGDDPIDPDAAVVATLDAAGLGAASWNSGSTVVEFGGVAADLFESDKAYRMELTAEDLAGNPLPDGTSVSFLTGFVPDVVPPRVTMFQSAANPSTGGGVMTFQFSEAMDQAKTEAAFNSVPAVGCMWAWPAPDTVICTIGAGGLEQNRQYLLQLGTGASDLMGNGLSAPWSMGLDMVNFNPRLIGSEPAPGKFGSPPRTTNPRQPISWTFNEPMRLAGMAGSIHTGGGQAFDTITPARVALSADLLTITYYPPSDYACQGNIYSWELTAAYEEGEQGVQPVLSIPVAYTGSFQCGAPVIGSGTGAAARGE